In Bacillus sp. KH172YL63, one genomic interval encodes:
- a CDS encoding type 1 glutamine amidotransferase domain-containing protein encodes MAKIATLITDMFEDVEWTDPEKAFKEAGHEVVTIEKEKGKTVKGKQGDASVTIDQSIDDVNPSDFDALLLPGGFSPDQLRADERFVAFTKHFMDEKKPVFAICHGPQLLITAKALEGRKATGFKSIKVDMEYAGVTYEDKEVVVCGDQLVTSRTPDDLPAFNRESLKLLSK; translated from the coding sequence ATGGCTAAAATCGCTACATTGATTACAGACATGTTTGAAGACGTAGAATGGACAGATCCTGAAAAAGCGTTTAAAGAAGCGGGACATGAAGTGGTGACGATTGAGAAGGAAAAAGGGAAAACGGTGAAAGGGAAGCAGGGGGATGCGTCGGTGACAATCGATCAAAGCATCGATGATGTCAATCCATCCGACTTTGATGCCCTGTTGCTGCCTGGGGGATTCTCACCGGATCAGCTTCGTGCCGATGAACGCTTCGTCGCATTCACGAAGCATTTCATGGATGAGAAGAAGCCGGTCTTCGCCATCTGCCACGGACCGCAATTATTGATTACGGCTAAAGCCTTGGAAGGACGGAAGGCGACAGGCTTTAAATCCATTAAGGTCGACATGGAATATGCAGGCGTGACATATGAGGACAAAGAGGTCGTCGTGTGCGGAGATCAGCTCGTCACGAGCAGGACACCGGATGATCTTCCT
- a CDS encoding lysine N(6)-hydroxylase/L-ornithine N(5)-oxygenase family protein, with protein MNREDMYDCIGIGIGPYNLSLAALMEEKTDLKVRFFDQTPEFQWHPGMLINLTDLQVPFIADLVTFANPQSRYSYLNYLHTHNRLYKFFFFQKFEMPRQEYNDYARWVVGQLPSCQFQSEVTAVTDEGDFYKVEVNNRLTGEGEVYHARNVVMGTGSKPLILDGMDGLPDEDIYHTSQYLFRKEGTMEGSSITIVGSGQSAAEVFYDLLKEQRHHSYELTWLTRSEGILQLESSKLGQEFFAPDYVDYFHGLTYEKRMEALETLDQLRNGIDPDTLNQIYNILYNHSVSDRSPRITIQPLTEVNEIRKEGDGYMLSCRQWQEDRTFSYGSDKVILATGYKPNIPQWFFDAFNDKIVWEDDKKYKVSRDYRLQFKENPDRDHRFYTVTNLEHSHGAGATNLGLAVDRNIQIINDMAGKEVYKVQRNTIFSQFTMDNKGF; from the coding sequence GTGAATAGAGAGGATATGTATGATTGTATCGGGATTGGGATCGGTCCGTATAATTTGAGTTTGGCGGCGCTGATGGAGGAGAAGACGGATCTGAAGGTGAGATTTTTTGATCAGACGCCTGAGTTCCAGTGGCATCCGGGGATGCTGATCAATCTGACCGATTTGCAGGTGCCGTTCATCGCTGATTTGGTGACGTTTGCGAATCCGCAGAGCCGGTACAGTTACTTGAATTATTTACATACACACAATCGTTTATATAAGTTTTTTTTCTTTCAAAAGTTCGAGATGCCGCGGCAGGAGTACAATGATTACGCCCGCTGGGTGGTGGGGCAGCTGCCGTCGTGCCAATTTCAGAGTGAAGTGACCGCGGTCACGGATGAAGGTGATTTTTATAAGGTGGAAGTGAATAACCGTCTGACCGGTGAAGGGGAAGTGTACCACGCCCGGAATGTCGTGATGGGGACTGGCAGTAAGCCATTGATTCTGGACGGGATGGACGGGCTCCCTGATGAGGATATCTATCATACGAGTCAATATCTGTTTCGTAAAGAGGGTACGATGGAAGGTTCGTCGATTACGATTGTCGGTTCGGGGCAAAGTGCTGCCGAGGTATTCTACGATTTATTGAAGGAGCAGAGACATCATTCGTATGAGCTTACGTGGCTGACCAGGTCCGAGGGGATCCTGCAGCTCGAGTCGTCGAAGCTTGGGCAGGAGTTCTTCGCGCCGGACTATGTGGATTATTTCCACGGGCTGACGTATGAAAAACGGATGGAGGCCTTGGAGACGCTGGATCAGCTCAGGAATGGAATCGATCCGGATACGCTCAATCAAATCTATAACATCCTGTACAATCATTCGGTCAGCGACCGTTCACCGCGCATCACGATCCAGCCTCTGACGGAAGTGAATGAGATCCGGAAAGAAGGTGACGGGTATATGCTGAGCTGCCGTCAATGGCAGGAGGACCGAACGTTTTCCTATGGAAGTGACAAGGTGATATTGGCGACAGGGTATAAACCGAATATCCCTCAATGGTTCTTCGATGCGTTCAACGACAAGATCGTGTGGGAGGATGACAAGAAGTATAAAGTGTCCCGGGACTACCGGCTTCAATTCAAGGAGAACCCGGATCGGGACCACCGGTTTTATACGGTGACGAACCTGGAGCATTCCCACGGTGCCGGTGCGACGAACCTCGGACTCGCAGTAGACCGGAATATTCAAATCATCAATGATATGGCAGGGAAAGAAGTATATAAAGTGCAGAGGAATACGATTTTTTCTCAATTTACGATGGATAATAAAGGGTTTTGA
- a CDS encoding FAD-dependent oxidoreductase, which produces MKTDVLISGGGIGGLTLGLKLAACNIDVTIVERLPGPGSVYKGELLQPKSLEIFESLGVLDAVSENGHAISDLELIELKRDESDADRSMMSYSILPSRHPYSMMIHHETLKDILRKQGERYPTFHYLPNTACKKIDGHQVTVEDRETKGEYEIHSDFIIGAEGRSSVTRDYMGIDVKEKKYNHHFLTVTFPRPKEMVKGKIISTYQSFLGLFPLPNDEVRSVYLIPAGEYKTLRKKPISEFHKLYVHLCPDLEGYVDQIEDWKKIQLMVPMKYHVDTYVKDHLALIGDAAHTVHPMAGEGMNMAIQDGSILGELLCDMYGQKKLDPVNLQWYPKVRKRRVSHQMHLSHLSALAYSYPYRPIGWLRNKSLQRMERDAISHYKQMLNISGLGMWRETLYDRMIQGGVLPLRKDPLTDEEKRMPAFTEQEDYPWKGKEALQ; this is translated from the coding sequence ATGAAGACGGACGTTTTGATCAGCGGTGGTGGAATCGGAGGTCTGACGCTAGGTTTGAAGCTCGCTGCGTGCAACATCGATGTGACGATTGTCGAGCGTTTACCTGGACCGGGATCGGTGTATAAAGGAGAGCTTCTGCAGCCTAAGAGTCTGGAAATATTCGAGTCACTGGGCGTCCTGGATGCAGTTTCCGAGAATGGACACGCCATATCTGATTTAGAACTCATAGAATTGAAGCGGGATGAATCAGACGCCGACCGCTCGATGATGAGCTATTCGATCCTCCCGAGCCGTCACCCCTATTCGATGATGATCCATCATGAAACGTTAAAGGATATTCTACGGAAACAAGGGGAGCGTTACCCGACTTTTCACTACTTGCCGAATACAGCCTGTAAGAAGATAGACGGGCATCAGGTGACCGTCGAAGACAGAGAGACGAAGGGAGAATATGAGATTCATAGCGACTTTATCATAGGAGCAGAAGGAAGGAGTTCGGTCACTCGTGACTATATGGGGATCGATGTGAAGGAAAAGAAGTACAATCATCATTTTCTGACGGTGACCTTTCCGAGACCGAAGGAGATGGTAAAAGGCAAGATCATTTCTACCTATCAATCCTTCCTAGGGTTATTTCCGCTCCCGAATGACGAAGTGAGGTCAGTTTACCTCATTCCTGCCGGTGAGTATAAAACACTCCGGAAAAAGCCGATCTCAGAGTTTCATAAGCTGTATGTCCACCTGTGCCCCGATCTTGAAGGCTATGTGGATCAAATAGAAGATTGGAAGAAAATCCAGCTGATGGTCCCGATGAAATACCATGTAGATACATACGTCAAGGATCATCTGGCCCTCATCGGTGACGCTGCCCATACGGTCCATCCGATGGCGGGAGAGGGCATGAATATGGCCATTCAGGATGGCAGCATCCTGGGGGAATTGTTATGCGATATGTATGGACAGAAAAAGCTGGATCCGGTCAATTTACAATGGTATCCGAAGGTTAGGAAGCGGAGGGTTTCCCACCAGATGCACCTTAGTCATCTGTCTGCCCTCGCCTACTCATACCCCTATCGACCGATAGGCTGGCTCAGGAACAAAAGCCTGCAGCGGATGGAGAGGGATGCCATTTCCCATTATAAACAGATGCTGAATATATCCGGGCTCGGGATGTGGCGGGAAACATTATACGATCGCATGATTCAAGGCGGCGTGCTCCCTTTGAGGAAAGACCCGTTGACCGATGAAGAAAAGAGAATGCCCGCATTTACAGAACAAGAGGATTACCCATGGAAAGGAAAGGAGGCATTACAATGA
- a CDS encoding class I SAM-dependent methyltransferase, which yields MIGEIVKVWRARSWMKKNVPFLYSWHAYVGYEMELFESFTEPATIQQVALARNIEMDLLEQWVEVGITIKHLKRVEDDKVTTRNRWKLPSSKSDPHSSGILLKEMMELHIPALLSYPQLLRNRTKQHFNSNIHGSTVAKTSILLERFAFPKVQKAIKNYGVKSILDLGCGEGGYVKRIGERHPEMRMVGIEIHEAVAKAAEESLQAYQNVDVMCKDLHEYDPEERFDMIMANNLFHYIDPSERLQFFEKASTWLEPEGVFFVLTPMQKSKHGKQFSSAFNSFFMTFQNLYPIPSQKEMETLAGKTDFTVDSVEPIVKEGGWYVMIFRKN from the coding sequence ATGATAGGTGAAATTGTGAAAGTATGGAGGGCCAGGAGCTGGATGAAGAAAAATGTCCCTTTCCTATACAGCTGGCATGCATATGTCGGATATGAAATGGAGCTGTTTGAAAGTTTTACAGAACCCGCAACGATTCAGCAAGTGGCACTGGCCAGGAACATTGAAATGGATTTGCTCGAACAATGGGTGGAGGTCGGCATCACGATCAAGCACCTGAAGCGGGTCGAGGATGATAAAGTCACGACGAGGAACAGATGGAAGCTGCCTTCATCGAAGAGTGATCCCCATTCTTCAGGCATTTTATTAAAAGAAATGATGGAGCTCCATATTCCGGCGCTGCTGTCTTATCCACAATTGTTGCGCAACCGGACCAAGCAGCACTTCAACTCGAATATTCATGGTTCCACGGTCGCGAAAACATCGATTCTCCTCGAGAGATTTGCTTTTCCAAAAGTCCAAAAGGCTATCAAGAACTACGGAGTGAAATCGATTCTTGACCTGGGGTGCGGAGAAGGTGGATACGTGAAGAGAATAGGGGAAAGGCATCCTGAGATGAGGATGGTCGGAATTGAAATCCATGAAGCGGTCGCCAAGGCGGCAGAAGAGTCGCTGCAGGCATATCAGAACGTGGACGTCATGTGTAAGGATCTTCATGAGTATGATCCGGAAGAACGCTTTGACATGATCATGGCCAACAACCTCTTTCACTACATCGATCCGTCGGAACGGCTGCAATTTTTCGAGAAAGCCTCCACTTGGCTGGAGCCGGAAGGCGTGTTCTTCGTCCTGACCCCGATGCAGAAATCCAAGCACGGTAAACAATTTTCCAGTGCCTTCAACAGCTTCTTCATGACATTTCAGAACCTTTACCCGATCCCGTCCCAGAAAGAGATGGAAACACTCGCCGGGAAAACGGATTTTACAGTTGATTCGGTGGAACCGATTGTAAAAGAAGGCGGCTGGTACGTAATGATTTTCAGGAAAAACTGA